The region GAAACAAACTCTTTTACTACGGATAAACTGACATCAGCATCTAATAGTGCTTTTTTTACCTCTTTAAGGGCGTCGTTTATATTATTTTCGCTAATTTTTGCTTCGCCCCTTAAACCCTTTACTGCGTCTTCAAAGCGAGATGAGAGTTCATCAAACATTATTTAAAAGTAATTTTAATTATTATAGATGATCTCGAAGTTTATACTTATAAACCACTTACAAAATCAACCAATTTCCATGATTTTTTAGAAAAGCCCAGAATATATTTTACTTTCAGCGGAGTCAAAGATGTTTCATTAACAAATTCTCCAGAATTTTTTATTATTCTTTCTAAATAATCTAATTCAACTAAAACAACTATCCTGGATGAAGTTTGTGATTCCAAAGATATCTTTCGTATTCGAGAATCAATTTCCTTATAAATTCCTTTCTTTATATCACCTTTTCTTTCTTCAATTGTTCTTTCAATCAAACCATTTCTAACAATTTTGGTAAGATTTACCTCGTTCTTTCCCGCTAAATAATTACTTTTACTTAGAAGCCAAACATTAATTAAATTTCTTATTTCTTCTAAAGAGGGCGAGGCTTTGGTAAGTTCTTCAACAGAAACTGAGTTATTTGAAGCTTGTATATTTTTAAAAGGGTTCAATTCATTTGTAGATTTATTTTTACTTTCTTGAATTATCTCTTTGTTAAAAACCTTTGATTTTTTATCCACCGCTATTAAGGGTTTAACCACCTCAGGTTCATTCTGAATTGATTTTTTAAAATTATTTCTTAATAATCCAATACCAATGCCAAATGCAAATAAGGTCAAAAATACATATAGATAGATAAAATAAGGTGAAAGGTTTACTAACTCTTTGTCTTTGAGAAATTCCCCAAAACTAAACTTTAATTCAGCAACTTTTTCAATTAAATACTTGTAAAACTCTACTGGTTTGTTCTTAAGGATTTCATCTTTAATTTCATTTTCCGAAGTATAAAGATTATCATATTCTTTTTTTATACCGCCAGGCCAAGGTAGTCCTCTTTCATCAAAATTATCTAACTGACTATCAAATTCTTCAGTATTTTTAATAGAAGAATCTTTTTTTATCGTTTGGTTTTGAAGACTTGATTTAAATAGTGTTTTAGTTGATTTTTTTTCTAATTTTTCTATGAATTCTTGAATTTCTATATTTTCAAACCAAGAATCTAAATCTACCTCTTTTGATTCAATATCTCTATAACCAACTAAAACATCGTTCTCTAACCAATTTTTACAGAAAATGCATATCGCTTCTAATTTGTTCCCTGGGTAATTATTAAGCCAATCTCGTAAATTTTCATCAGAACTGCTAGAAAACCTTGCGGAGGCCTGATCAATATCGGCTAAAAGCAGATCTAAACAACCAACAAGAGGCATTGAATCAAGACCTGATAAATTTAGTTTCTTTAACATTCTCCTTGCTTCAAATAATTTTTCAGGCTTTCTTCTTGAGAACCCAATTGCTGTCAAGGATATAAAGGCTAAAAATCCTGCTTCTAACGACCCTCTTTTTTGTAATTCAAGAAACAAATCTATTTGTTCCTGCACAGTCAAGTATGGCTTGATTTGTTGAAAAAAAGCCTCAAATTCTTGCTGGTTTAAATAATTTCCATATTCAGATTTATTATTACCCTCCAAACCACCCCTTTTGATTATTAAATTTTCCAACATACTTAAACCTTTTTTATGAGAATCCTGATCATTTAAATCCCTACTAAGTAAATCGAGGATCCTGTAAGGAAGGAGTGAAAGTAAGTCTTCTTCAAGATCTTTCCTTATATCTACGAGTTTTCCCATCCTTTGAAG is a window of Prochlorococcus marinus XMU1419 DNA encoding:
- a CDS encoding IMS domain-containing protein, which codes for MELPLDHFRLIGVSPSATSEEILRAFQLRLDKTPDEGFTYEVLTQRSELLRLTADKLTDPESRREYENLLLNGSSGLEFSSNREVAGLILLWESGSPKEAFKIAKKALQPPQTPALGSSRESDLTLLAALTARDSAIQEQKLRSYSNAADFLSEGIQLLQRMGKLVDIRKDLEEDLLSLLPYRILDLLSRDLNDQDSHKKGLSMLENLIIKRGGLEGNNKSEYGNYLNQQEFEAFFQQIKPYLTVQEQIDLFLELQKRGSLEAGFLAFISLTAIGFSRRKPEKLFEARRMLKKLNLSGLDSMPLVGCLDLLLADIDQASARFSSSSDENLRDWLNNYPGNKLEAICIFCKNWLENDVLVGYRDIESKEVDLDSWFENIEIQEFIEKLEKKSTKTLFKSSLQNQTIKKDSSIKNTEEFDSQLDNFDERGLPWPGGIKKEYDNLYTSENEIKDEILKNKPVEFYKYLIEKVAELKFSFGEFLKDKELVNLSPYFIYLYVFLTLFAFGIGIGLLRNNFKKSIQNEPEVVKPLIAVDKKSKVFNKEIIQESKNKSTNELNPFKNIQASNNSVSVEELTKASPSLEEIRNLINVWLLSKSNYLAGKNEVNLTKIVRNGLIERTIEERKGDIKKGIYKEIDSRIRKISLESQTSSRIVVLVELDYLERIIKNSGEFVNETSLTPLKVKYILGFSKKSWKLVDFVSGL